Within Cucumis melo cultivar AY chromosome 4, USDA_Cmelo_AY_1.0, whole genome shotgun sequence, the genomic segment GCTAAGCTATATTCAAAGGAGTATGAAGAGCAGGTATTGTTTTTCCCCCCTTTTTTTCACTTATGTTATTATGTTAGAATCCCTTAGGTTGAATGCTTTATTTTTAAGGCATTTACATTTGGTTTTCTCGAGTCTAAATAGGAAAAGGAGCTGATTAGACTGAAACGTGAGGCAAAACTAAAAGGAGGATTTTATGTCGACCCTGAGgctaaattattgtttatcacTCGCATCCGTGggtatgtctttttttttttaagtgaaCTCATTTACTGCTATACATGATATTATGTTCtgatatttgttgaaatatcaGTATCAATGCCATGCACCCGAAGACGAGAAAGATATTGCAGCTGCTGCGTTTGAGGCAGGTACAATATCAAAGCTTAACATGGTTTAGTTCCCTATAGTTGCTATTCGTAGTAGTTGTTTGTATGATGATTGCTTCCTTTGTTGCAGATTTTCAATGGCGTCTTCCTCAAAGTCAATAAAGCAACATTAAATATGCTGCATAGGGTCGAGCCATATGTGACCTATGGGTATATTTCATTCTAGAGATTTCGTTTCTTAAAACTTTCTTCTCCATAACAGAGTGAAGTATTGATGTGACTTTTGCAGCTACCCCAATTTGAAAAGCGTTAAAGAACTTATTTACAAGAGGGGTTATGGAAAGCTAAACAAGCGTAGAGTAGCATTGACTGACAACTCCATTGTGGAGCAGGTTTCTCTATTCTTTCCTCTCTTACTCTTTGCTAATTTCTAATCTTAGTTTTCTTACATTCTCTCATTTAATGAAGGCTTTAGGTAAATACGGCATTATCTGTATGGAAGATCTCGTGCACGAGATCATGACTGTCGGACCTCATTTTAAAGAGGCAAACAACTTCCTATGGCCATTTAAGTTGAAGGCACCTTTGGGTGGATTGGAAAAGAAGAGGAATCATTATGTGGAAGGGGGAGATGCAGGTAATCGTGAGAATTATATCAATGAGCTTATCAGGAGAAT encodes:
- the LOC103499162 gene encoding 60S ribosomal protein L7-2-like isoform X1, which gives rise to MGEEVKALIPDSVLKKRKRNEEWTLAKQQELEAAKKKNAENRKLIYNRAKLYSKEYEEQEKELIRLKREAKLKGGFYVDPEAKLLFITRIRGINAMHPKTRKILQLLRLRQIFNGVFLKVNKATLNMLHRVEPYVTYGYPNLKSVKELIYKRGYGKLNKRRVALTDNSIVEQALGKYGIICMEDLVHEIMTVGPHFKEANNFLWPFKLKAPLGGLEKKRNHYVEGGDAGNRENYINELIRRMN
- the LOC103499162 gene encoding 60S ribosomal protein L7-4-like isoform X2 → MGEEVKALIPDSVLKKRKRNEEWTLAKQQELEAAKKKNAENRKLIYNRAKLYSKEYEEQEKELIRLKREAKLKGGFYVDPEAKLLFITRIRGINAMHPKTRKILQLLRLRQIFNGVFLKVNKATLNMLHRVEPYVTYGYPNLKSVKELIYKRGYGKLNKRRVALTDNSIVEQVNTALSVWKISCTRS